In Anguilla rostrata isolate EN2019 chromosome 1, ASM1855537v3, whole genome shotgun sequence, a genomic segment contains:
- the exd1 gene encoding piRNA biogenesis protein EXD1: MKDITMDDYQFLDSFKKKRIQLTLRTATYAGTVERINLNKSVLLGDVVDVKSGRKFAGMKLFFGHEILNVELPNAPKPVEGNKEDHNHSNEGQLPVAEFQPYRKSIKLDGDDDDGEYVDFVVIDEFFEKFGPAVMDIRKQRVVGIGADGVGVSQHERLCWLQIASKTRVYLFDILMLGARAFKNGLSMILESNHILKVTHDCRSIAGSLWTQYGVNLCNVFDTQVADVMLFHAETGGFLPDRVSTLQEVVGLHLKMSPSCLASLRSEDSEVWYVRPCPVSLLKVMALSVIHLQALRMVLLDELMSDYMGRVDAYLAASREKPMNTQDIGTSSGLELPAGLRELESLRRGRRDWALARYPVAEDGLLVRSRPRPTPPTEEPGEGHAPLSWDTDPPEQPAPGEAGGGSPWASEEGPGDLTPFRTSLPSSPSARPAGSLEATPIPGKAAPGEAAPAPAAGGTRPLEITVEGVTGRGRQPQWGVGMPAATAYPPAGRGLCLQIPPLVSRELPGAAGPQPMGRAADASQSPPLSQQGPLAVAGGLGGAPPLGAVLPATGTMPENIVSLGRGLFFQKPPQIPSSQFKLSSSSFRKTCQ, from the exons atgaaagatataACTATGGACGATTACCAGTTCTTagacagttttaaaaagaaacgtATACAATTAACTCTCAGGACTGCGACATATGCTGGAACAGTTGAGCGTATCAACCTGAATAAATCTGTGCTTTTAGGAGACG TTGTAGATGTTAAAAGTGGAAGAAAATTTGCGGGAATGAAACTCTTCTTTGGGCATGAAATTCTGAATG TGGAATTGCCAAATGCACCAAAGCCTGTGGAAGG AAACAAAGAGGATCACAACCATAGCAATGAAGGTCAATTGCCTGTGGCTGAGTTTCAGCCATACAGGAAGAGTATAAAATTGG ATGGCGATGACGATGATGGCGAATATGTGGACTTTGTCGTCATTGACGagttttttgagaagtttggGCCTGCT GTGATGGACATACGCAAACAGCGGGTGGTTGGGATAGGCGCCGATGGAGTCGGAGTCTCCCAACATGAGAGGCTCTGCTGGCTGCAG ATTGCCAGCAAGACCAGGGTCTACCTTTTTGACATCCTGATGCTTGGAGCCAGGGCCTTTAAGAATGGGTTGTCTATGATCCTGGAAAGTAACCACATATTGAAA GTCACCCATGACTGCCGTAGTATTGCCGGAAGCCTGTGGACTCAGTATGGGGTGAACCTCTGCAACGTCTTTGACACTCAG GTGGCGGACGTCATGCTCTTCCATGCCGAGACGGGCGGGTTCCTCCCCGACCGGGTCAGTACCCTGCAGGAGGTGGTGGGTCTGCACCTGAAGATGTCTCCCTCCTGCCTGGCCTCCCTGAGATCA GAGGACAGCGAGGTGTGGTACGTGCGGCCCTGTCCCGTCTCCCTGCTGAAGGTGATGGCCCTCTCAGTGATCCACCTGCAGGCCCTGCGCATGGTCCTGCTGGACGAGCTCATGTCCGACTACATGGGTCGGGTGGACGCCTACCTCGCAGCGAGCCGCGAGAAGCCAATGAACACGCAGGACATCGGCACG AGCAGCGGGCTGGAGCTTCCCGCAGGGCTGCGGGAGCTGGAGAGCCTGAGGCGCGGGCGGCGGGACTGGGCCTTGGCCCGGTACCCCGTGGCCGAGGACGGCCTCCTGGTGCGCTCCCGCCCCAGGCCGACCCCGCCCACCGAGGAGCCGGGCGAGGGCCACGCCCCCCTGAGCTGGGACACAGACCCGCCCGAGCAGCCTGCCCCCGGAGAGGCGGGCGGGGGCAGTCCGTGGGCATCAGAGGAGGGCCCCGGTGATCTCACCCCCTTCAGAACCAGCCTCCCCTCGTCGCCCAGCGCCCGTCCAGCAGGAAGCCTGGAGGCGACTCCGATCCCGGGGAAGGCGGCGCCGGGAGaggccgcccccgcccccgcggcgGGAGGCACCAGGCCGCTGGAGATTACGGTGGAGGGGGTGACCGGGAGGGGGCGACAGCCgcagtggggggtgggcatGCCCGCCGCCACCGCCTACCCCCCCGCAGGAAGGGGCCTGTGTCTTCAGATACCGCCGCTCGTCTCCAGGGAGCTTCCTGGAGCGGCGGGGCCCCAGCCTATGGGGCGGGCAGCAGATGCCTCCCAGAGCCCACCCCTTTCCCAACAGGGTCCACTGGCTGTcgccggggggttggggggagccCCACCCCTGGGAGCGGTCCTGCCAGCCACTGGAACCATGCCTGAAAATATCGTCTCCTTAGGAAGGGGCTTGTTTTTCCAGAAACCCCCCCAAATTCCTTCATCCCAGTTTAAGCTGTCGTCGAGCTCATTCAGGAAGACCTGTCAGTGA